One genomic window of Tribolium castaneum strain GA2 chromosome 10, icTriCast1.1, whole genome shotgun sequence includes the following:
- the LOC661239 gene encoding putative GTP-binding protein 6 encodes MLVLNRFAAISRKLNTVFHAKVAFHLSHRLKNENKNLYDEILTEDREFLAFSENYFKFESGRNCYIIQPYIKWGPQKLQGITPIEQLDEAKALVNTLPSWNIQDSISVPLESFDKKTLFKSGSLDKLRQIIRKNSTINAVFVNLGTLKKAQIVSLEREFGVPILDRYKVVMYILKLHAVSKHAKLQVALAELYYLQRSTFHEANFGKAEREKVKLMFQTREQKLKNAIKELRTERALLRNKRQKIDFPVVAVVGYTNAGKTSLIKALTGEERLRPKNQLFATLDVTLHAGLLPSGMKVLYVDTVGFISDIPTNLIECFVATLEDAVLADVILHVEDISSSFFEFKRKHVLATLQDLATNAGTGDVLNKVISVGNKCDLVPKETDFGILKVSSKDDTGLDVLRMTLEKAILENTNRAKIKIRVPVGGDAIRWLYKNSTVISESPDEKNVEFVIANVIITQGKLEQFKHNFSK; translated from the exons ATGCTAGTCCTCAATCGTTTTGCCGCAATTTCACGGAAACTGAACACGGTTTTTCACGCAAAAGTAGCTTTCCATCTCTCCCACCGtctaaaaaacgaaaataaaaacctaTACGACGAAATTTTAACCGAAGACAG AGAGTTTTTAGCGTTCtctgaaaattatttcaaattcgaATCTGGGCGAAACTGCTACATTATCCAACCGTACATCAAGTGGGGCCCTCAGAAACTGCAAGGAATCACCCCCATTGAACAACTAGACGAAGCCAAAGCCCTAGTCAACACACTCCCTTCCTGGAACATTCAAGACTCAATTTCCGTACCGCTAGAatcatttgacaaaaaaactcTCTTCAAGTCGGGTTCCTTAGATAAGTTGCGCCAGATCATTCGCAAAAACTCGACCATCAATGCCGTTTTCGTCAATCTGGGGACCCTCAAAAAGGCCCAAATCGTCTCGTTGGAGAGGGAGTTTGGGGTCCCGATTCTAGACCGCTATAAAGTCGTCATGTACATATTAAAACTCCACGCGGTTTCGAAACACGCCAAACTCCAAGTCGCCCTAGCTGAGCTTTATTATTTGCAACGATCCACGTTTCACGAGGCCAATTTCGGGAAAGCTGAGCGGGAAAAAGTCAAGCTCATGTTTCAAACGCGCgagcaaaaactcaaaaacgcTATTAAGGAGTTGCGCACCGAAAGGGCCTTGTTGCGGAAcaaaaggcaaaaaattgattttccgGTAGTTGCCGTGGTGGGGTACACAAACGCCGGGAAGACGTCGCTCATTAAGGCGCTCACAGGGGAGGAGAGACTAAGGCCCAAAAACCAGCTTTTTGCCACTTTGGATGTTACGCTCCACGCGGGGCTGCTGCCCTCGGGGATGAAGGTTTTGTATGTTGATACAGTCGGCTTCATTTCGGATATTCCGACGAATTTAATTGAGTGTTTTGTGGCCACTCTTGAAGACGCGGTCTTGGCAGACGTCATTTTGCACGTTGAGGATATTTCAAGCtcgttttttgaatttaagaGGAAACACGTTCTGGCCACTTTGCAAGACCTGGCTACCAATGCTGGCACCGGAGACGTTTTGAACAAAGTCATTAGTGTAGGAAATAAATGCGATCTGGTACCGAAAGAGACCGattttggaattttgaaaGTGTCGTCTAAAGATGACACTG GCCTGGACGTCCTTAGAATGACGTTGGAGAAGGCAATTCTGGAAAACACCAACCgggcaaaaatcaaaattcgaGTTCCTGTTGGTGGTGACGCAATAAG ATGGTTGTATAAAAATTCAACTGTTATTTCCGAAAGTCCTGACGAAAAAAACGTCGAGTTTGTCATCGCTAATGTGATAATAACCCAGGGAAAATTGGAGCAATTCAAAcacaatttttccaaataa
- the Urod gene encoding uroporphyrinogen decarboxylase, which yields MSAFPPLKNDRLLRAARGEVPDKLPVWVMRQAGRYLPEFMEFRKDHSFFEICQTPQLACEVTLMPIKRYDLDAAIIFSDILVIPQALGMVVEMKAGIGPVLPEPLTLENFHELNKTGAVDRLKYVGEAITLTRHKLDGKVPLFGFSGAPWTLMGYMIEGGGSKTLSKAKKWLYAYPKIAHKLLELLTEVIIDYLVMQVEAGAQILQIFDSNADLLNKELYTKFGLPYLKKIRDSVRLKLNQKKLEQVPMVLFAKGAHYCLAEQADLGYEVLGVDWTLEPQVVRTLLKGKNVTVQGNLDPCALYAPKEELIALVHKMVEEFGSQRYIVNLGHGIYPDAPTESLQTLVETVHNITI from the exons ATGTCTGCATTCCCGCCTTTGAAAAATGACCGGCTGCTAAGAGCTGCCAGGGGCGAAGTTCCTGACAAACTCCCAGTTTGGGTCATGAGACAAGCCGGCCGATACTTGCCTG AATTTATGGAGTTCCGCAAGGACCATTCGTTTTTCGAGATATGCCAAACACCCCAACTGGCCTGTGAAGTTACCTTGATGCCTATAAAACGCTATGATTTAGACGCTGCGATTATTTTTAGCGATATCTTGGTCATTCCACAGGCTTTGGGCATGGTTGTGGAGATGAAAGCTGGGATT ggTCCAGTGTTACCTGAGCCTCTAACTTTGGAAAACTTCCACGAATTGAACAAAACTGGAGCTGTTGATAGACTGAAATACGTAGGGGAAGCTATTACCCTGACTAGGCATAAATTGGACGGCAAAGTGCCGCTATTTGGCTTCTCGGGGGCCCCA TGGACTCTGATGGGGTACATGATTGAAGGCGGTGGTTCCAAAACATTAAGCAAGGCCAAGAAGTGGCTATACGCTTACCCAAAAATCGCCCATAAGCTGCTAGAACTACTGACAGAAGTAATCATTGATTATCTTGTAATGCAAGTCGAGGCAGGCgctcaaattttgcaaattttcgaCAGCAACGCCGACCTCTTGAATAAAGAACTTTACACGAAATTTGGTCTTCcatacttgaaaaaaatcagggATTCTGTGCGCTTGAAACTCAaccaaaaaaaactagaacaAGTTCCTATG GTTTTGTTTGCCAAAGGTGCCCACTATTGTCTAGCGGAACAAGCTGACTTGGGCTATGAAGTTCTGGGAGTTGACTGGACTTTGGAACCTCAAGTTGTTCGAACTTTATTGAAGGGAAAAAATGTGACGGTGCAGGGGAACTTAGACCCTTGTGCTCTCTACGCACCCAAGGAGGAATTGATCGCACTGGTGCATAAAATGGTGGAGGAATTTGGGAGCCAAAGATACATTGTTAATTTAGGACATGGGATATATCCAGATGCGCCCACAGAGTCATTGCAGACTCTTGTCGAAACAGTACATAATATcacaatttga